CCTCAGGCGCGGCGTTCGAGAAACGCGTCCAGTCGGGCGAGTCCGTCCGCCAACTCCTCGCTCGCCAGCCCGAACCCGATGCGGAATCGACCCGGAACCCCGAAGCCGTCACCCGGGGCGAGCAACACCGACTCCTCGCGGACGAACGCCTCACAGAACTCCCGGCCGGTCTCGAAGCCATCGGGCACGGTCGGGAACCCGTTGACGCCCGTGGGTTCGCGCCACGACATACCGTGGTCGGCGAGGAACGCACCCACGCGCTCGCGGTGATCGCGTGCCTGCGCGCGGTTCTCGGCCAGAATCTCCGCTTCGCGGTCGAGCGCCTGCTTCGCGACGTGTTGGCCGAACGTCGACGGCGAGATGGTGGTGTAGTCCTTCCAGTTGGCGGCCGCGTCGACGACCTCCTCGGGCCCGGCGACCCAGCCGAACCGACAGCCGGCGAGTCCGTGCGCCTTCGTCACCGACGAGGTGGAGATGCCGTACTCGCCAAAGGAGGCGACCGGCGGGAGCGGCTCCTCCGCGAGCAGTCGGTACACCTCATCACACAGCAGGTAGGTGTCGTTGTCGGCGGCGATGTCGTACAGCTCCCGCATCGTCGCCTCGTCGAGATACCGCCCGGTCGGGTTGTTCGGGTTGTTGACGACGAGTACCGCCGTTTCGG
This portion of the Halosegnis longus genome encodes:
- a CDS encoding aminotransferase class I/II-fold pyridoxal phosphate-dependent enzyme, with translation MDIEPFELERFFDRFEHDADIMLAESGIESRSTAEFDTDPGELGYVIPTGGDPDLREQVAARYGRSGDEVLFTCGAQEANFTTFAALMGDHAVTVTPTYQSLSAVPDAFGEVTTVDLDPPAWSLDTDRVQDALRPETAVLVVNNPNNPTGRYLDEATMRELYDIAADNDTYLLCDEVYRLLAEEPLPPVASFGEYGISTSSVTKAHGLAGCRFGWVAGPEEVVDAAANWKDYTTISPSTFGQHVAKQALDREAEILAENRAQARDHRERVGAFLADHGMSWREPTGVNGFPTVPDGFETGREFCEAFVREESVLLAPGDGFGVPGRFRIGFGLASEELADGLARLDAFLERRA